The Skermanella pratensis genome has a window encoding:
- a CDS encoding CDGSH iron-sulfur domain-containing protein, translating into MGFEPEVAQAGPYEWEVEEGDLVFWCRCGRSATQPICDGSHAGTGISPMGWRAPGTGTVFLCGCKRTANAPLCDGHHNDL; encoded by the coding sequence ATGGGTTTCGAACCCGAAGTCGCCCAGGCCGGCCCGTACGAGTGGGAGGTCGAGGAAGGCGATCTGGTGTTCTGGTGCCGGTGCGGCCGCAGCGCGACTCAGCCGATCTGCGACGGCTCCCACGCCGGCACCGGGATCAGCCCGATGGGGTGGAGGGCGCCGGGCACCGGGACGGTGTTCCTGTGCGGCTGCAAGCGAACCGCCAACGCACCGCTCTGCGACGGGCACCACAATGACCTCTGA